The DNA sequence cactctttttttcctcattcccaccattttttcctcattcccaCTATTTTATCCTCATTGCATTTTCTCCTCATTCCCACTGTTTCTCCTcattccccctttttcctcATTCCCAGTGCTTTTTCCTCATCCCcaccattttttcctcagtcccactgttgttttttcctcattccccCTGTTTTCTCCTCAGTCCCACTGTTCTCATTCCCcctgttttttcctcattcccagTGCTTTTTCCTCATTCCCCCTGTTGTTCTCTCCTCATTCCCACCgttttttcctcattccccCTGTTTTTCCTCATTCCCCCCGTTCTCTCCTCATTCCCCgttttttcctcattcccatcattttttcctcattccccctgttttttcctcattcccatcattttttcctcattccccctgttttctcctcattccccctgttgttttttcctcattccccCTGTTTTCTCCTCATTCCCCCTGTTGTTCTCTCCTCATTCCCCgttttttcctcattccccCTGTTGTCCTCTCCTCATTCCCCCCGTTTTCTCCTCATTCCCCAGCTTTTCCCCTGCGAAGTTCCCCattccccctcttccccctccttccccctgtCTCTCCAGCGCGCCCGGCACCTCCTGGGTCGCTTTCTGCCCTCTCCTCCCGCCGCTTTTGGGGCTCTCCGTGGCGCTCTGGGCTCTCCCCAGCCTCCGGCGGCGTCACCGCGGGCTTTCGCGTCTCTCCGGGCTCTCTCTGGCTGCTTTTGGGGCGCCCCCTTCGCGCGGGACCGTCCCTGCTCCCCGCCGGCGGTGCTCCCTCCCCGCCGCTCGCTCCGGCCCGGGGCTCTCCCCGTCCCCCGACCCACCGTTGCTGGGGGGGCTGCCGGCGCTGAACCAGGCCAGGAAGCCCCTGCCGGCCGTGCCGCCGTCGCTCTCCATGTGCAGCCGCAGGCGGTTTTGGGgcgcccgcagcgccccggGACGGAAGGTGCCGCAGAAGCGCCCCAGcagcggcgccgcggggccgTGGCCCCCGAACACCGAGAGCGCGTCGAAGCGGCAGCGCGGGTCCGGCTCCAGGTCGAAGACGCGGAACGACAGCGTGGCCACCTGGCCCTCGGGGACCTGGGGGACACCGGGGTCACCAACGGGAgcggggggagctgggggacacCGGGGTCACCACCGGGAGCTGGGGGACACTGCGGGGTCATCACCTGGCCCTCGGGGAGCTGGGGGACACCGGGGTCACCACCGGGAgcggggggagctgggggacacCGGGGTCACCACCGGGAGCTGGGGGACACTGCGGGGTCATCACCTGGCCCTCGGGGACCTGGGGGACACCGGGGTCACCACCGGGAGCTGGGGGGACACTGCGGGGTCACCAACAGGCCCTCAGGGACACCGGGGTCACCAATGGGAGCAGGGGGACACTGCGGGGTCACCAACGGGACCTGGGGGACACCAATAGGACCTGGGGGACACTGTGGGGTCACCAATGCAACCTGGGGGACTCTGGGGTCACGAACGGGACCTGGGGGACACTGTGGGGTCACCAACGGGCCCTCGGGGACCTGGGGGACACTGTGGGGTCACCAACGGGACCTGGGGGACACTGTGGGGTCACCAATGCAACCTGGGGGACTCTGGGGTCACGAACGGGACCTGGGGGACACTGTGGGGTCACCAACAGCcccttggggacattggggacactgcGGGGTCACCAATGGGACTGGGGGACACTGCGGGGTCACCACCCGGCCCTTGGGCAGCTGGGGGACGATTGACGGggtttggggacattggggtgTCACCACCTGGCCCTCAGGTGGCACTTTGGGGTGTCACCACCTGGTCTTCACGGACCTATGGGGACACTGAAGGGCCGGGATGGACATCAGGGGACATCAGCAGCAGCGCTGGGGACACTGGCGTGTCACCACTGGCCCTTGGGGGTCTGGGGGGGGATTGACggggtttggggacactggggtgtCACCACTGGGGGTCTGGGGGGGATTGACggggtttggggacactggggtgtCACCACTGGGGGTCTGGGGGGGATTGACggggtttggggacactggCGTGTCACCACTGGGCCCTGGGTGTCAATGGGGGTGGCACAAAGTCACACCGGGGGGACACGGAGCAGTGTCAGCACCTGTCCCTCTGCCCCGGGTGGGACCTGGGgacccagggaggggacagccgggggacCCCCGGCGTTTTGGGGTGCCCCGGGGGGGGTCCGGGCTgccccggggggctccggggtGCCCCGGGGGTtcggcgggcgggcgggggtcgCGGGGTGCCCGCGGGTCCGTACCGTGATGGTCCAGGTGCAGTTGCTGCCGGGGGGGTAGTGCCGGGGGAAGCCCTCGCTGGCGATGAACCCCGACTCGCCGCGGTGGTCCCCCCCGCACGGGAACACCGGGAACACCggcctgggggggggggggacacgggggggtCACGGGGGGAACCCGCGGGCGGGGGGTGGCGGTCCCGGTCCCGGGCAGGCtcggggcagccccggctcggGGTTCGGGTTCGGGACCGGCAGCGAGAGGCGCCGGTGCCCGGGGGGTGTCCGGGGCTCGCGGAGGAGCGCGTCCCGCTCCGGGAATGTCCCGTCCCGGGAATGTCCCGCCCCGGCCGAGCCCCGGCCGCGGGGGTGGCGGTGCCGCCCCGGTGCCACGTTCGGGGGGCGgtgccgggggtcccgggggtgcCGTTACCTGGTGGCGTTGGGCCGGGGGCTgggcggggggctcgggggcgGCTCCTGCCCCGCGGCCCGGGGCGGGCTCAGGGCCCCCAGCgccccgagcagcagcagcggcagcggcggcccGAGGCGGCTCATGGCGAACGGGCCGGGGCGAACGGGGCCGGAACGGGGCCGGGGGGGCACCGGGGCCGGGGAGGGGGGCACGGGGGGCGGGGATGGACGGGAAGGGGCGTGGCCTGTGGCGACACGCCCCAAAAGGGGCGGGCTTCACGCTCCCTCTCCCCGCTTTGCCAGCGTGGGGGGGCGGGGCTTTCCTCAATGCCACGCCCACCGATGGAAAGAGGCGGTGCCCCGGTGTGTGGGCGGAGCTGCCGCTCGGCTCCGCCCCAAGGGGCGCGGCCcggagctgccaggctggagtgGGCGGAGCCAGCAGAAAAGGGGCGGGGACGCATTAATGAGGCGCTTCTGTTTAATTAGCGGCATCGCCATTAATTAATCAGGGACTCCCCTCTAACGGGGGGGGCCCCCTGGCCGAGGGCCCccccacagacacacacacacgcgcggggggcgggggcAGTGTGACAGCAGCTGGGGGCTCCCCCGCCGGGGAGACCCCCGATTGGGGGGGGGGGCTGTGATTGTCCATTTGGGGAGGGGGCGCCCCCAAAATCCCGCACCCCCTACGGGACGGGGCCCCGCGCCTTCAGGTCGGGAGCCGAGCGCTGGCGGCGGacccggggcggcggcggggaccCCCCATCCAGGGACCCCCGGCGGGGGCgccccgcggcgggcggggggctgCCGCCGTCGGCGCGGGGGGGGTCCCCCGCGGCGCCCCCCCAAGCCAGGCGGTGCTGGGGGTTGCTCTTGAAGGGGAAGCGCAGCTTGGAGTCCTGGGCGGCCGGGTGGaagcgcggcgggcggcggggcggctgcgggggctgcgggccgCCCCCCGCCATCAGGCGGGCCTGCTCCTGGCGCAGCCAGCGCAGCCGCCCCCGCCGGAACGCGGGGTCCTGCTCCATCAGCCGGCAcagccgcgccgccgccgccgacGGGGGCGAGGGGGGCGGCGAGGGGCGCTCCGGGGAgggggcgcgggcgggcggctcGGCCTCGGCAGCGTCGtcctggggggaggaggagaggggcgGGTAGCGGGAGGCTGGGGGGCGGAGGGACATTTGGGGGCGTCAGGGGAGGGGGGAATTGGGGCGTCAGGGCGCTGGGAGGGGCGGCTGGGACCCACCTCAGGGGGATGTGGGGTGACACGGGGGAGGTGGGACCCACGCCAGGGTGTGGGGGGACAGACCGGGGGTGCTGGGGGGGGGTGTGGGCAGGCAGACCCCATGGCCAGGCTCTctggggggctgtgggcaggcagaCCCTGCTCTCTGGGGCTCtctggggggctgtggggggccATGGCCAGGCAGACCCTGCTATCCGGGGCTCCCTGGctctctctgtgtttctttGGGGGGCCATGGGCAGCCAGACCCGGCTCTCCGGGGCTCCCTGGCTCTCTCCGGTCCCGGCCTCACCGGCGGCAGCGGGATGACGCGCTCCATCTGCCCCACGCGGTCGCGCAGGGCGCGGATCTGCTCGTCCTTGGCGCTGTTCTGCCGCTTCACCTCGCGCAGGATCCCCGCCAGCCTGTCCAGGTGCAGCCGCAGCCCCTCCACCTCGCTCACCCGCTCGCCCggagcgccgccgccgccgccaccgccgccctCCTCATCCTCGCCGCCGCCCACGGCGTCCCAGACGTCGCCGGCCACGGCGCGCCAGCCGTCGCGCTCGGTGGGCTCGCGCTTGCCGTGGCGGCGGCACAGCTCCCGCAGCCGCGCCAGGCTCAGCGCCTCCAGCTCGCGCCGCGCCGGCCGCCGCTCGCGCAGCgccagctccaggctcagctcccGCACCGCCTGCGCCTTCAGGTCGGCCATGGTCACCCACGAGGGCGAGCACGAGGACGACGTCGAGGACGTCGAGGACGGCGACGGCGGCGGGGAGCCGCGGCGGCGCTGCGGGATCTGGTAGACGCGCAGCGGCTCCCGGCGCTTGCCCGGCAGCgggagcccggcccggcgcaGCACCGAGCGCACGGCGGGCGCCGGCAGCGCCTGGCGCAGCGACGAGATCAGCCGCCAGCCCGCCTCGTAGCACGGCGGCTCCTcggggccggggggctgcggggggggGGACGCCGTGAGGGACACACAGGACACACCCGGAGACCCCCAGACACACCCTCatgggacactgaggggaccCAGGGGACAGCTGTGACACTCAGGGGCCACCCGACCACgtccagaggagctggggggggGTCACCGGTGCCGCTCGGGGCCGCCCAGGGGAGCCCAGGATTCCCAAAAGATCCCCTCACCTGCGGCTGCTCCGGCgcctccttctccagctggggctggttctccagctcctggagcctgcgggggacacacacacacacacaggcacgGGGTGAGCCCCCtgagcagccccggggccgaGCCCAGGCGTGCCCGGGCCGTGTCCCCACCTCTGGAGGCGCATGTCGatgccctgctgctccagcagctcccgcTGCGCCAGGTTCCAGTCCGGGGGGGGCCCGGGGGACGccccccgctcccgctcccgccgcgcctGCTCCGGGTGCGTGAAGCGGAACACGTGGTTCTTGCCCAGGATGAGGCGGTGGCCTGGTTTGGGGGGGTTGGAGGGGTCacgggggggttttggggggatttgggcaGGGTCACGGGGGGTTTCGGGCGGGAAATGGGGGATTGAGAGCGTCACGGTGAATTCCAGGGAGAATCTGGGGGCGACACGAAGATTTGGGGGAGGTCGGAGGGAGTTTGGGGGGCACGGGGAGGGTTCAAGCGACAGCCATGGGGatctgggggttttggggggattttggggggacACACAGAGGTCTGGGAGGGCTTCGGGGGTCCCTACCCGACTTGAGCACCACCGGCTCCGTCACCTGCTTCCCGTTGACGTAGGTCTCAGCCCCCTCGCACGGCTCCAGCGTCACCACGACTtcgggaggggacaggagcacGAGGCCGAGTCACCTCCCGGCCCACCTGAGGCGGGGgagccccaaatcccctcccCCAGcgccccaaaacccccccgggaccccccccccTACTCCCACCGGTACCTGGGGGGGCCGTGGCGCCCTGCTCCAACGGCAGCATTGGGGAGGGGGGTGGAGAAAGAGGAATTAATGCCAGGAGGGGGCTGGGCAAGGGCGGGggggcaccccaaaatctgGCGCCCCCCCGGATTCCGTACCTTCCCCCGAGGGGTCGGGGCGGCTGCGGAagaggcagtgctgctcccGGATGAACGGCCCCGACAGCTTGATGTCCACGTCCACCCGGCCCACCCTGCGAGGGCGGGGGGCACAGGGAGAATTGGGGGGGTCTGGGGGATGCTCCGAGGGGGTCTCGGGGGTGCCGCAGccccccccagccctccccacccACCTGGTGACGCCGTCCTTGATGTGGTACAGGAGGCACTCGGACATCAGCGGGTCCTCGTTGAGGTTCACCAAGTGCGGGgtcttttttttggggggggcacaaaaataaaaacgGGGACCCCTCAGGGTgcgacccccccccccccctccccacccccagcccgGCCTGGACTT is a window from the Motacilla alba alba isolate MOTALB_02 unplaced genomic scaffold, Motacilla_alba_V1.0_pri HiC_scaffold_28, whole genome shotgun sequence genome containing:
- the LOC119696407 gene encoding kinesin-like protein KIF1C, with product MAGASVKVAVRVRPFSARESSRQAKCVIQMRGNTTCITNPKLPKDGTKHFTFDHSYWSHTSEEDPNFASQRRVYQDIGEEMLAHAFEGYNVCILAYGQTGAGKSYTMMGRQEPGQRGIIPQLCEDLFARVAREGSPELSFSVEVSYLEIYCERVRDLLNPKSRGGLRVREHPLLGPYVQDLSRLAVASFADIADLMDSGNKARTVAATNMNETSSRSHAVFTIVFSQRRQDPLSDLATEKVSRISLVDLAGSERADASGAKGVRLKEGANINKSLTTLGKVISALAEAASKKKKPDFIPYRDSVLTWLLKENLGGNSRTAMIAALSPADCSYEETLSTLRYADRTKQIRCHAVINEDPNARLIRELRQEVTRLRELLSAQGLSDAPLPGPPASTPPTLNGAPGLEPPLGPTEAMERLQETEKIIAELNETWEEKLRRTEALRLEREALLAEMGVALREDGGTVGVFSPKKTPHLVNLNEDPLMSECLLYHIKDGVTRVGRVDVDIKLSGPFIREQHCLFRSRPDPSGEVVVTLEPCEGAETYVNGKQVTEPVVLKSGHRLILGKNHVFRFTHPEQARRERERGASPGPPPDWNLAQRELLEQQGIDMRLQRLQELENQPQLEKEAPEQPQPPGPEEPPCYEAGWRLISSLRQALPAPAVRSVLRRAGLPLPGKRREPLRVYQIPQRRRGSPPPSPSSTSSTSSSCSPSWVTMADLKAQAVRELSLELALRERRPARRELEALSLARLRELCRRHGKREPTERDGWRAVAGDVWDAVGGGEDEEGGGGGGGGAPGERVSEVEGLRLHLDRLAGILREVKRQNSAKDEQIRALRDRVGQMERVIPLPPDDAAEAEPPARAPSPERPSPPPSPPSAAAARLCRLMEQDPAFRRGRLRWLRQEQARLMAGGGPQPPQPPRRPPRFHPAAQDSKLRFPFKSNPQHRLAWGGAAGDPPRADGGSPPPAAGRPRRGSLDGGSPPPPRVRRQRSAPDLKARGPVP